TGCAGGCACCCTTATCGGAACAGTGGTAGCTTCTGATCCTGATTTTAGCCAAACGCTTACATTCTCAATTACAGACGGAAATCCTGACAATATCTTCAGCATTGACCCCCTGAGCGGTGAGTTATCCGTCAGCAACAGCAGTGCACTGATGGCTTCGGCCATCGAAATGTTCACCCTGAATATCCTGACCGAAGACAACGGGAATCCCGTGCTCTCAGCATCTGCAATTGCCACCATCATGGTTACCGACAGCAACCTGCCGCCTTCCATCGATAATCAACTCTTTGCCATTGACGAAAATGCAGTGTCAGGCTCTATTGTCGGCCAGGTGACCGCCACAGACCCCGATCTGAACCAGGTTCTCTCTTTCGGCATTATCGGCGGTAATACTGATAATGCATTCCAGATCTCTGAAAACGGATTGCTCTCTGTTGCCAATGCTGGTCTGATGGATTTTGAGACATATCCTGTATTCAATCTCAACGTTCAGGTAACTGACAACGGCTCCCCTGCCCTGTCGGCTTCGGCAATGATTACCGTTGAACTCAACGATATCAACGAGGCCCCGGTAATCGCCCAGGGCCAGTCATTCCAGGTTGATGAGCATGTGCCGGCCTTAACCCAGGTAGGAACTGTGATGGCTACTGACCCCGATTCAGGACAGTCTCTCACGTTCACCATACAGGGCGGAAATCCTGACAATATCTTCAGCATTGATCCCCTGAGCGGTGAGTTATCCGTCAGCAACAGCAGTGCACTGATGGCTTCGGCCATTGAAATGTTCACCCTGAACATCCTGACCGAAGACAACGGAAATCCCGCGCTCTCAGCATCTGCAATTGCCACCATCATGGTTACCGACAGCAACCTGCCTCCTTCCATCGATAATCAACTCTTTGCCATTGACGAAAATGCAGTGTCAGGCTCTATTGTCGGCCAGGTGACCGCCACAGACCCCGATCTGAACCAGGTTCTCTCTTTCAGCATTATCGGCGGTAATACTGATAATGCATTCCAGATCTCTGAAAACGGATTACTCTCTGTTGCCAATGCTGGTCTGATGGATTTTGAGACATATCCTGTATTCAATCTCAACGTTCAGGTAACTGACAACGGCTCCCCTGCCCTGTCGGCTTCGGCAATGATTACCGTTGAGCTCAACGATATCAACGAGACCCCGGTAATCGCCCAGGGCCAGGCATTCCAGGTTGATGAGCATGTGCCGGCCTTAACCCAGGTAGGAACAGTGATGGCTGCTGACCCCGATTCAGGACAGTCTCTCACGTTCACCATACAGGGCGGAAATACCAACAACGCCTTTGCCATCGACGCCCTTACAGGTGAAATCACCGTGGCCGGAAATATCTGCTTCGAATACTGCAGCCAGTACAACCTGCTGGTGAGGGCCACCGACAACGGTTCTCCCGCTTTATATGGCGAGGAAACGGTGGTTATTCTCCTGAACGATGTGAACGAAGCTCCCGTTATTGCAGATCAGAGTTTCGGCGTTTCCAGAACAGCGCCTGCAGGCACCCTTATCGGAACGGTGGTAGCTTCTGATCCTGATTTTAACCAAACGCTTACATTCTCAATTACAGACGGAAATCCTGACAATATCTTCAGCATTGATCCCCTCAGCGGTGAGTTATCCGTCAGCAACAGCAGTGCACTGATGGCTTCGGCCATTGAAATGTTCACCCTGAACATCCTGACCGAAGACAACGGGAATCCCGCGCTCACAGCATCTGCAATTGCCACCATCATGGTTACCGACAGCAACCTGCCTCCTTCCATCGATAATCAACTCTTTGCCATTGACGAAAATGCAGTGTCAGGCTCTATTGTCGGCCAGGTGACCGCCACAGACCCCGATCTGAACCAGGTTCTCTCTTTCAGCATTATCGGCGGTAATACTGATAATGCATTCCAGATCTCTGAAAACGGATTGCTCTCTGTTGCCAATGCTGGTCTGATGGATTTTGAGACATATCCTGTATTCAATCTCAACGTTCAGGTAACTGACAACGGCTCCCCTGCCCTGTCGGCTTCGGCAATGATTACCGTTGAACTCAACGATATCAACGAGGTCCCGGTAATCGCCCAGGGCCAGTCATTCCAGGTTGATGAGCATGTGCCGGCCTTAACCCAGGTAGGAACTGTGATGGCTACTGACCCCGATTCAGGACAGTCTCTCACGTTCACCATACAGGGCGGAAATACCAACAACGCCTTTGCCATCGACGCCCTTACAGGTGAAATTACCGTGGCCGGAAATATCTGCTTCGAATACTGCAGCCAGTACAACCTGCTGGTGAGGGCCACCGACAACGGTTCTAACGCTTTATACGACGAGGAAACCGTGGTTATCCTTCTGAACGATGTAAACGAGGCCCCGGTAATCGCCCAGGGCCAGTCATTCCAGGTTGATGAGCATGTGCCGGCCTTAACCCAGGTAGGAACTGTGATGGCTACTGACCCCGATTCAGGACAGTCNAATCCCGCGCTCTCAGCATCTGCAATTGCCACCATCATGGTTACCGACAGCAACCTGCCGCCTTCCATCGATAATCAACTCTTTGCCATTGACGAAAATGCAGTGTCAGGCTCTATTGTCGGCCAGGTGACCGCCACAGACCCCGATCTGAACCAGGTTCTCTCTTTCGGCATTATCGGCGGTAATACTGATAATGCATTCCAGATCTCTGAAAACGGATTGCTCTCTGTTGCCAATGCTGGTCTGATGGATTTTGAGACATATCCTGTATTCAATCTCAACGTTCAGGTAACTGACAACGGCTCCCCTGCCCTGTCGGCTTCGGCAATGATTACCGTTGAACTCAACGATATCAACGAGACCCCGGTAATCGCCCAGGGCCAGTCATTCCAGGTTGATGAGCATGTGCCGGCCTTAACCCAGGTAGGAACTGTGATGGCTACTGACCCCGATTCAGGACAGTCACTTACGTTCACCATACAGGGCGGAAATACCAACAACGCCTTTGCCATCGACGCCCTTACAGGTGAAATCACCGTGGCCGGAAATATCTGCTTCGAATACTGCAGCCAGTACAACCTGCTGGTGAGGGCCACCGACAACGGTTCTCCCGCTTTATATGGCGAGGAAACGGTGGTTATCCTCCTGAACGATGTGAACGAAGCCCCCGTTATTGCAGATCAGAGTTTCGGCGTTTCCAGAACAGCACCTGCAGGTACCCTTATCGGAACAGTGGTAGCTTCTGATCCTGATTTTAACCAAACGCTTACTTTCTCAATTACAGACGGAAATCCTGACAATATCTTCAGCATTGATCCCCTGAGCGGTGAGTTATCCGTCAGCAACAGCAGTGCACTGATGGCTTCGGCCATTGAAATGTTCACCCTGAACATCCTGACCGAAGACAACGGAAATCCCGCGCTCTCAGCATCTGCAATTGCCACCATCATGGTTACCGACAGCAACCTGCCTCCTTCCATCGATAATCAACTCTTTGCCATTGACGAAAATGCAGTGTCAGGCTCTATTGTCGGCCAGGTGACCGCCACAGACCCCGATCTGAACCAGGTTCTCTCTTTCAGCATTATCGGCGGTAATACTGATAATGCATTCCAGATCTCTGAAAACGGATTACTCTCTGTTGCCAATGCTGGTCTGATGGATTTTGAGACATATCCTGTATTCAATCTCAACGTTCAGGTAACTGACAACGGCTCCCCTGCCCTGTCGGCTTCGGCAATGATTACCGTTGANACCGTGGCCGGAAATATCTGCTTCGAATACTGCAGCCAGTACAACCTGCTGGTGAGGGCCACCGACAACGGTTCTAACGCTTTATACGACGAGGAAACCGTGGTTATCCTTTTGAACGATGTAAACGAGGCCCCGGTAATCGCCCAGGGCCAGTCATTCCAGGTTGATGAGCATGTGCCGGCCTTAACCCAGGTAGGAACAGTGATGGCTGCTGACCCCGATTCAGGACAGTCACTTACGTTCACCATACAGGACGGAAATACCAACAACGCCTTTGCCATCGACGCCCTTACAGGTGAAATTACCGTGGCCGGAAATATCTGCTTCGAATACTGCAGCCAGTACAACCTGCTGGTGAGGGCTACCGACAACGGTTCTCCCGCTTTATATGGCGAGGAAACGGTGGTTATTCTCTTGAATGATGTGAACGAAACCCCGGTAATCGCCCAGGGCCAGGCATTCCAGGTTGATGAGCATGTGCCCGCCTTGACCCAGGTCGGAACGGTATCAGCCGCCGACCCCGACTCAGGACAATCGCTCACCTTTACCATACAAGGTGGAAATACCAACAACGCCTTTGCCATCGACGCTCTTACAGGTGAAATTACCGTGGCCGGAAATATCTGCTTCGAATACTGCAGCCAGTACAACCTGCTGGTGAGGGCTACCGACAACGGTTCTCCCGCTTTATACGGCGAGGAAACGGTGGTTATTCTCCTGAACGATGTGAACGAAGCTCCCGTTATTGCAGATCAGAGTTTCGGCGTTTCCAGAACAGCGCCTGCAGGCACCCTTATCGGAACGGTGGTGGCTTCTGATCCTGATTTTAACCAAACGCTTACTTTCTCAATTACAGACGGAAATCCTGACAATATCTTCAGCATTGATCCCCTGAGCGGTGAGTTATCCGTCAGCAACAGCAGTGCACTGATGGCTTCGGCCATTGAAATGTTCACCCTGAACATCCTGACCGAAGACAACGGAAATCCCGCGCTCTCAGCATCTGCAATTGCCACCATCATGGTTACCGACAGCAACCTGCCTCCTTCCATCGATAATCANTTCTCAATTACAGACGGAAATCCTGACAATATCTTCAGCATTGATCCCCTGAGCGGTGAGTTATCCGTCAGCAACAGCAGTGCACTGATGGCTTCGGCCATTGAAATGTTCACCCTGAACATCCTGACCGAAGACAACGGAAATCCCGCGCTCTCAGCATCTGCAATTGCCACCATCATGGTTACCGACAGCAACCTGCCTCCTTCCATCGATAATCAACTCTTTGCCATTGACGAAAATGCAGTGTCAGGCTCTATTGTCGGCCAGGTGACCGCCACAGACCCCGATCTGAACCAGGTTCTCTCTTTCAGCATTATCGGCGGTAATACTGATAATGCATTCCAGATCTCTGAAAACGGATTACTCTCTGTTGCCAATGCTGGTCTGATGGATTTTGAGACATATCCTGTATTCAATCTCACCGTTCAGGTAACTGACAACGGCTCCCCTGCCCTGTCGGCTTCGGCAATGATTACCGTTGAGCTCAACGATATCAACGAGACCCCGGTGATCGACCCGGACCAGTCATTCCAGGTTGATGAGCATGTGCCGGCCTTAACCCAGGTCGGAACTGTGATGGCTACTGACCCCGATTCAGGACAGTCTCTCACGTTCACCATACAGGGCGGAAATACCAACAACGCCTTTGCCATCGACGCTCTTACAGGTGAAATTACCGTGGCCGGAAATATCTGCTTCGAATACTGCAGCCAGTACAACCTGCTGGTGAGGGCCACCGACAACGGTTCTCCCGCTTTGTCAGATGAGGAAACTGTTGTTATTCTTCTGAATGATGTGAACGAAACCCCGGTAATCGCCCAGGGCCAGGCATTCCAGGTTGATGAGCATGTGCCTGCCTTAACCCAGGTAGGAACTGTGATGGCTACTGACCCCGACTTAGGACAATCGCTCACTTATACCATTCAGGGCGGAAATACCAACAACGCCTTTGCCATTGACGCCCTTACAGGTGAAATTACCGTGGCCGGAAATATCTGCTTCGAATACTGCAGCCAGTACAACCTGCTGGTGAGGTCAACCGACAACGGATCTCCTGCTTTATACGGCGAGGAAACGGTGGTTATCCTCCTGAACGATGTGAACGAAGCTCCCGTTATTGCAGATCAGAGTTTCGGCGTTTCCAGAACAGCGCCTGCAGGCACCCTTATCGGAACAGTGGTGGCTTCTGATCCTGATTTTAACCAAACGCTTACTTTCTCAATTACAGACGGAAATCCTGATAATATCTTCAGCATTGATCCCCTGAGCGGTGAGCTGTATATTACAAGTACAAATACGCTGGGGATAATTTTAGAGGAATTTGTATATCTGAATGTTACGGTCAGTGACAATGGCAGCCCGCAGGAAGCATCAGGTGCAGTTATAACAATTGTATTGGATGCAATGAACAACAATCCGGTTATCCAGGACCAGGTATTCTCAATAAATGAGAACGCAACTGGCGGAATGGAAGTGGGTCAGATAGCAGCTTTCGATCCTGACGCTGACCAGGAATTAACTTTTAGCATAGCAGATGGGAATACCGGTGAAGCATTCTCGGTATCTCCGGAAGGATCTATCACAGTTCTGAATTCCGGAATGCTTAATTATGAGACAACACCTATTTTCCAACTTGTTGTAGTAGTAACAGATAATGGAATTCCGGCAATGTCTGCAGAGGCTGTGGTGACCATCAGCCTGACTGATATCAACGAACCTCCTGTAGTTTATCCTCAAAGTTTCTTTATTGATGAAAATCTGCCAAACGGTCAGTTTGTTGGCGTGGTTGAAGCTTTTGATCCTGAATCAGGCAGCAATCTGCAATTTGAGATTGTTTCCGGGAATACCGGTAATGCATTCCGGTTGCATCCTGTCAATGGCCAATTGTATATAAGGAACAGCACTGCCATTAATTTCGAGGAAAACCCAGTCTTTTATCTTATGGTGAGGGTAACTGACAGCGATAATCATGCAACGGAAGAAATCATTACCATATATGTTATAGATGGAAATGATCCTCCGGAAACCTATAATTTCAGCTTTTTCGCCGACTATTATTCACCTGAAGGGACGGTGATCGGTGTTGTAGAATCTTATGATCCTGATCAGGGCCAAATACTGACCTATGAGTTTATGGAAGGCAATTTCGATAATATCTTCAGCATTCACCCCTATACCGGAGAGATATTTATCAGTAACTCTAACGCCTTCAGAGCCAGCAACACAGGTCAGCACAATTTGTCAGTAAAGGTTTCTGACAATGGTTCACCCCCGATGTCATCGCTCTTCTACGTGAAGATTGCCATTGCCAGACCTGATGTTGAAAAGACGACAGTCTCAGATGACAACAACCCGCTCAAACGCCTGGATTTCAAGGCATATCCCAATCCATCAGCCGATGGAAGATTCACCCTCGCATTTGAATCTGAGCCTTCCCCGGATGCAACAATTTCAATAACAGATATTTCCGGAATTGTAAAATTTGAGACGAAACCAAACAGTACGCTGAACTATCCGCTGGATCTCAGCCATCTTAGCAAGGGATTCTATATAATACAAATAACCAACGGTCAATACCGCACGAAGGACAAACTGATTATTCAATAAAATTACCTGAAATAATCGGGTATGGGCTGGCGCGGGGCCGGCCCATTTTTTTTTACCCGGAAATGTAATGACGATAAACTGCGGCTATCCCTTCTTTTAATGACGTTCTAGCCTGCCACCCTAATGTGCTAAGTTTTGAAACATCCAGCAATTTCCGCGGAGTTCCGTCAGGCTTGCTTGTATCAAATACGATTTCACCTTTAAACCCCACAACCTCCTTAATCAAAAAGGCCAGATCTTTGATGGATACTTCTTTCCCGCTACCGATGTTAATGTGGG
This sequence is a window from Lentimicrobium saccharophilum. Protein-coding genes within it:
- a CDS encoding cadherin domain-containing protein is translated as MYLRYTPDVEIGYCNVYDINRRYFSNSNQTYSSGDGIQLDGNYNGFHIHHTTIDRTNGAGNKFNLILNSPPGASDNATGIIEYCTFINGSNVAAAVHIERGNGIITRYNTFQGNTLGLRIAGAYTSNNLIHNNIFYNCSSGIGIGYTYPSVGPATNTKVYNNVFYRVSNYHIWVDKTNVDSRNNIHLRGTDNGVAIYNYGGGSWTIMNNCYGTSATAGTPGTGSNPVTGNPLFVNPAGYDFHLQSNSPCINAGTNVNIGLDIEGTAIPQNGVPDIGVYEYQSGTGSNQAPQISNQTFSLNENSPNGTTAGTIIATDPDAGQTLTFSITSGNTSNAFTINSATGVLSVNNSTALNFEVTPSFNLNVQVTDNGSGPLSSQAVVTVNLTDVNESPVINNQTFSIPEQSVNGTLVGNVIATDPDNGQALNYSIVSGNTSNAFSINASSGALIVNNSVALNFLTNPTFSLMVRVQDNGAGNLNSTAQITVNLTEVNYPPVINNQSFSLNELSQNGTLVGTVLATDNNPGQTLTYSIISGNTSSAFTINGISGELMVNNSQALVFNTNPVFNLTVKVQDNGPGNLSSNAIVTVNLIQEPPLSLSFAVTNETPPGNNGAIDLTVNGGFSPFSYVWTNSQPANCAELAISSVYAIGDDGNIPQNVIDNNLNTRWSNNGIGSWIELDLGGIKTICSVNIAWYNVVRINYFDISVSSDGINYTNVYTGESNTAYLPNPEPYDFENTSGRFVRITVNGNSMNAWASITEIDVIGFDPIASTEDINGLSAGSYFVTVTGSNGNTITGSAIVEYDAGNSAPVMSNQTFSINENASAGTVAGIMSAADPDQGQTLTYSITAGNTGGAFAISPSTGTITVSNQSAVNFEVNPVFSLTIWVQDNGAPALSATAVATINLTDVNESPVMSNQTFSINENASAGTVAGTMSAADPDQEQTLTYSITAGNTGGAFAIHPSTGVITVNNPAAIDFEVNPVFSLTIMVQDNGAPALSATAVATINLTDVNESPAMGEQVFSINENVPAGTVAGTMSASDPDQGQSLTYSITAGNTGGAFAIHPSTGVITVNNPAAIDFEVNPVFSLTIRVQDNGAPALSATAVATINLTDVNESPAIDDQVFSINENVPAGTVAGTMSAADPDQGQTLTYSITAGNTVGAFAIHPSTGVITVNNPAAIDFEVNPVFSLTIMAQDNGAPALSVTAMAIINLTDVNESPAMDDQVFSINENVTAGTVAGTMSAADPDQGQTLTYSITAGNTVGAFAIHPSTGEITVNNPAAIDFEVNPVFSLTIMAQDNGAPALSVNAMATINLTDVNESPAMGDQVFSINENVPAGTVAGTMSASDPDQGQSLTYSITAGNTGGAFAIHPSTGVITVNNPAAIDFEVNPVFSLTIMVQDNGAPALSATAVATINLTDVNESPVMSNHTFSINENVPAGTAAGTMSASDPDQGQSMTYSITAGNTGGAFAIHPSTGVITVNNPAAIDFEVNPVFSLTIMAQDNGAPALYVTAMAIINLTDINESPAMGDQVFSINENVPAGTAAGTMSASDPDQGQSMTYSITAGNTGGAFTIHPSTGVITVNNPAAIDFEVNPVFSLTIMAQDNGAPALYITAMAIINLTDVNESPVMNNHEFEVSRTAPSGTLIGTVVASDPDFNQTLTFSITDGNPDNIFSIDPLSGELSVSNSSALIASAIEMFTLNILTEDNGNPALSASAIATIMVTDSNLPPSIDNQLFAIDENAVSGSIVGQVTATDPDLNQVLSFGIIGGNTDNAFQISENGLLSVANAGLMDFETYPVFNLNVQVTDNGSPALSASAMITVELNDINETPVIAQGQSFQVDEHVPALTQVGTVMATDPDSGQSLTFTIQGGNTNNAFTIDALTGEITVAGNICFEYCSQYNLLVRSTDNGSPALYGEETVVILLNDVNEAPVIADQSFGVSRTAPAGTLIGTVVASDPDFSQTLTFSITDGNPDNIFSIDPLSGELSVSNSSALMASAIEMFTLNILTEDNGNPVLSASAIATIMVTDSNLPPSIDNQLFAIDENAVSGSIVGQVTATDPDLNQVLSFGIIGGNTDNAFQISENGLLSVANAGLMDFETYPVFNLNVQVTDNGSPALSASAMITVELNDINEAPVIAQGQSFQVDEHVPALTQVGTVMATDPDSGQSLTFTIQGGNPDNIFSIDPLSGELSVSNSSALMASAIEMFTLNILTEDNGNPALSASAIATIMVTDSNLPPSIDNQLFAIDENAVSGSIVGQVTATDPDLNQVLSFSIIGGNTDNAFQISENGLLSVANAGLMDFETYPVFNLNVQVTDNGSPALSASAMITVELNDINETPVIAQGQAFQVDEHVPALTQVGTVMAADPDSGQSLTFTIQGGNTNNAFAIDALTGEITVAGNICFEYCSQYNLLVRATDNGSPALYGEETVVILLNDVNEAPVIADQSFGVSRTAPAGTLIGTVVASDPDFNQTLTFSITDGNPDNIFSIDPLSGELSVSNSSALMASAIEMFTLNILTEDNGNPALTASAIATIMVTDSNLPPSIDNQLFAIDENAVSGSIVGQVTATDPDLNQVLSFSIIGGNTDNAFQISENGLLSVANAGLMDFETYPVFNLNVQVTDNGSPALSASAMITVELNDINEVPVIAQGQSFQVDEHVPALTQVGTVMATDPDSGQSLTFTIQGGNTNNAFAIDALTGEITVAGNICFEYCSQYNLLVRATDNGSNALYDEETVVILLNDVNEAPVIAQGQSFQVDEHVPALTQVGTVMATDPDSGQSNPALSASAIATIMVTDSNLPPSIDNQLFAIDENAVSGSIVGQVTATDPDLNQVLSFGIIGGNTDNAFQISENGLLSVANAGLMDFETYPVFNLNVQVTDNGSPALSASAMITVELNDINETPVIAQGQSFQVDEHVPALTQVGTVMATDPDSGQSLTFTIQGGNTNNAFAIDALTGEITVAGNICFEYCSQYNLLVRATDNGSPALYGEETVVILLNDVNEAPVIADQSFGVSRTAPAGTLIGTVVASDPDFNQTLTFSITDGNPDNIFSIDPLSGELSVSNSSALMASAIEMFTLNILTEDNGNPALSASAIATIMVTDSNLPPSIDNQLFAIDENAVSGSIVGQVTATDPDLNQVLSFSIIGGNTDNAFQISENGLLSVANAGLMDFETYPVFNLNVQVTDNGSPALSASAMITVXTVAGNICFEYCSQYNLLVRATDNGSNALYDEETVVILLNDVNEAPVIAQGQSFQVDEHVPALTQVGTVMAADPDSGQSLTFTIQDGNTNNAFAIDALTGEITVAGNICFEYCSQYNLLVRATDNGSPALYGEETVVILLNDVNETPVIAQGQAFQVDEHVPALTQVGTVSAADPDSGQSLTFTIQGGNTNNAFAIDALTGEITVAGNICFEYCSQYNLLVRATDNGSPALYGEETVVILLNDVNEAPVIADQSFGVSRTAPAGTLIGTVVASDPDFNQTLTFSITDGNPDNIFSIDPLSGELSVSNSSALMASAIEMFTLNILTEDNGNPALSASAIATIMVTDSNLPPSIDNXFSITDGNPDNIFSIDPLSGELSVSNSSALMASAIEMFTLNILTEDNGNPALSASAIATIMVTDSNLPPSIDNQLFAIDENAVSGSIVGQVTATDPDLNQVLSFSIIGGNTDNAFQISENGLLSVANAGLMDFETYPVFNLTVQVTDNGSPALSASAMITVELNDINETPVIDPDQSFQVDEHVPALTQVGTVMATDPDSGQSLTFTIQGGNTNNAFAIDALTGEITVAGNICFEYCSQYNLLVRATDNGSPALSDEETVVILLNDVNETPVIAQGQAFQVDEHVPALTQVGTVMATDPDLGQSLTYTIQGGNTNNAFAIDALTGEITVAGNICFEYCSQYNLLVRSTDNGSPALYGEETVVILLNDVNEAPVIADQSFGVSRTAPAGTLIGTVVASDPDFNQTLTFSITDGNPDNIFSIDPLSGELYITSTNTLGIILEEFVYLNVTVSDNGSPQEASGAVITIVLDAMNNNPVIQDQVFSINENATGGMEVGQIAAFDPDADQELTFSIADGNTGEAFSVSPEGSITVLNSGMLNYETTPIFQLVVVVTDNGIPAMSAEAVVTISLTDINEPPVVYPQSFFIDENLPNGQFVGVVEAFDPESGSNLQFEIVSGNTGNAFRLHPVNGQLYIRNSTAINFEENPVFYLMVRVTDSDNHATEEIITIYVIDGNDPPETYNFSFFADYYSPEGTVIGVVESYDPDQGQILTYEFMEGNFDNIFSIHPYTGEIFISNSNAFRASNTGQHNLSVKVSDNGSPPMSSLFYVKIAIARPDVEKTTVSDDNNPLKRLDFKAYPNPSADGRFTLAFESEPSPDATISITDISGIVKFETKPNSTLNYPLDLSHLSKGFYIIQITNGQYRTKDKLIIQ